A stretch of Arctopsyche grandis isolate Sample6627 chromosome 9, ASM5162203v2, whole genome shotgun sequence DNA encodes these proteins:
- the Mcm7 gene encoding minichromosome maintenance 7, translating into MVAMGTRDYAADKETFKSFLTEFCATNDIGQKIFKYALQLTKLAHREQVSLVVELDDLHDYNDQLAEAVIENTKRYLNMVSDIVYELLPQYKEKDTVAKDALDVYIEHRLMLESQNRHVGEQRDPRNKYPPELIRRYEIYFKDLSTSKSVPIREVKAENIGKLVTVRGIVTRCTEVKPMMCVATYTCDQCGAETYQPVHSMTFMPLGTCVTDDCRVNKSGGRLYLQTRGSRFIKFQEIKIQEHSDQVPVGHIPRTLTIYCRGETTRHAQPGDHISVTGIFLPLFKTGFRQIVSGLLSETYLEANAITSLNNTDDKDATQNLTEEEMAALTDNAFYTRLAQSLAPEIYGHEDVKKALLLLLVGGVDRCPEGMKIRGNINICLMGDPGVAKSQLLSYIDRLALRSQYTTGRGSSGVGLTAAVMKDPITGEMTLEGGALVLADRGVCCIDEFDKMAEVDRTAIHEVMEQQTISIAKAGIMTCLNARVSILAAANPAYGRYNPKRSIEQNIQLPAALLSRFDLLWLIQDKPNRDKDLELARHITFVHTHNKHPPSQVKALDMGLMRRYIALCKMKEPYVPEELTDYIVSSYVELRKEARNSRDMTFTSARNLLAILRLSTALARLRLSNVVEKEDVEEVVRLLEMSKQSLMHVEDPNMHRHINASDRIFALIRELAGSNKSVKINDVTERCIDKGFKPDQVDVCIEEYEELNVWQVNQARTKITFI; encoded by the exons ATGGTCGCAATGGGGACGCGTGACTATGCAGCTGACAAAG AAACATTCAAGTCATTCCTCACGGAATTCTGTGCCACCAATGATATCGGccagaaaatatttaaatatgcccTACAACTCACAAAGTTGGCACATCGCGAGCAG GTTTCATTGGTTGTCGAATTGGATGACTTACACGACTACAATGATCAGCTGGCGGAAGCCGTTATTGAAAACACTAAAAGATACCTCAATATGGTATCGGACATTGTCTATGAACTATTACCACAATACAAAGAAAAAGAT ACTGTAGCAAAAGATGCCTTAGATGTATACATCGAGCATCGCCTAATGTTGGAATCTCAGAATAGACACGTCGGAGAACAGAGAGATCCACGTAATAAATACCCCCCAGAACTGATACGTCGata CGAAATATACTTCAAAGATTTGTCCACAAGCAAGTCTGTACCCATCCGTGAAGTCAAAGCTGAAAACATAGGAAAATTAGTCACCGTCAGag GAATTGTGACACGTTGTACTGAAGTTAAGCCTATGATGTGTGTTGCAACTTATACATGTGATCAATGCGGGGCAGAAACCTATCAACCAGTTCATTCGATGACTTTCATGCCACTCGGTACATGCGTCACCGATGACTGCAGAGTCAACAAATCAGGCGGTAGACTCTACCTTCAAACTCGTGGGTCACGCTTCATAAAATTCCAAGAGATTAAAATTCAAGAACAT TCCGATCAAGTTCCGGTCGGCCATATTCCTCGCACTTTAACTATATACTGCCGAGGAGAGACCACCCGACATGCTCAACCCGGAGATCATATAAGCGTTACTGGAATATTTTTACCCTTATTTAAAACGGGCTTCCGTCAGATCGTCAGCGGATTGCTTAGTGAAACTTATTTGGAAGCtaat GCCATCACTTCATTGAACAACACTGACGACAAAGACGCAACACAAAACCTGACCGAAGAAGAAATGGCAGCACTCACAGACAACGCGTTTTATACAAGACTAGCACAAAGCTTAGCTCCGGAAATATACGGTCATGAAGACGTGAAGAAGGCTTTATTGCTACTGCTTGTCGGAGGAGTGGACAG GTGTCCTGAAGGTATGAAGATCCGtggtaatattaatatatgccTCATGGGTGATCCTGGTGTTGCCAAGTCGCAACTGTTGAGTTACATAGATCGTTTGGCGCTTAGGTCTCAATATACGACAGGTAGGGGAAGCTCAGGAGTCGGTTTGACTGCAGCCGTTATGAAAGATCCAATTACGGGAGAGATGACATTAGAAGGTGGAGCTTTAGTGTTGGCCGATCGTGGTGTCTGTTGTATTGACGAGTTCGATAAAATGGCCGAAGTCGACCGGACGGCTATACACGAAGTTATGGAGCAGCAAACCATCAGTATTGCAAAG GCTGGTATTATGACGTGCTTGAATGCTAGAGTTTCCATTTTGGCCGCGGCCAATCCTGCCTACGGTCGGTACAATCCTAAGCGTTCAATCGAGCAAAACATTCAATTGCCCGCTGCTTTGCTTTCCCGTTTCGATCTTTTGTGGTTGATTCAAGATAAGCCAAACAG AGATAAAGATTTGGAATTGGCTCGTCATATCACATTTGTCCACACCCATAATAAACATCCCCCGTCTCAAGTGAAAGCTTTGGATATGGGTTTGATGCGAAGATATATCGCTTTGTGTAAAATGAAAGAGCCGTATGTCCCTGAAGAGTTGACTGATTATATTGTTT CTTCATATGTTGAATTGAGAAAAGAAGCTCGTAACTCAAGAGACATGACTTTTACATCGGCAAGAAATTTACTTGCAATCCTTCGACTTTCAACGGCACTAGCTCGACTTCG CTTGTCAAATGTCGTAGAAAAGGAGGATGTCGAAGAAGTGGTCAGATTGCTTGAAATGTCTAAACAGTCACTAATGCACGTTGAGGATCCGAATATGCACag ACATATCAACGCTTCCGATAGAATTTTCGCATTAATTAGAGAACTGGCTGGATCAAATAAATCTGTGAAAATCAATGACGTCACTGAAAGATGCATTGACAAAGGTTTTAAACCCGATCAG